A stretch of DNA from Glycine max cultivar Williams 82 chromosome 18, Glycine_max_v4.0, whole genome shotgun sequence:
TGCCCCACTTAACTAAATTGTCTTGTGCCTCTTtacatatttcttttcttttgtttcaccAGTATCACCATACTTTGAAATCcaacaattaaaattacaacTTTGAAGTTATTGAGCAAAGTAGAAAGAATATGGCAAGGTCTCAGAAAGATCTTTATCTATGATTACACACATTAAGAACCACATTGACATACATAGTTAACGTAAGGCCAGTGGTCTACAATTACAGATGCAGATACTTGCTAAATGCTACATTACCACtgaatataatttaaagaagaaaaaaaaagggatttCATGAAATCTTTCTTCTAACcctcttttatcattttttttttcatttgttactTTTCCATTGAGTTAAGGAACTCTGACTACTACATctatgttcaataaaaaaaaatgacaatgcAACCTTATCTAATATTCAAAAGTAAACATATTTAAGAGTTCACAGGACCCTACAAGTCGAATGAAAGAAACTGACCTGATTCTCATCCAAAGGAAGTATAACAGGATTACTTTCTCCGTTGAATTGGTCCACTGTGCTATCATCAATTAGAGTTTGAAACCATGCAACAGTAGGACAGGTTTAGGTCAGATAAACCGGCTTAAGGACAATTAAGGGGGAAAAATGACACAAGGAAGTCAAATGAGTGTATGTCTTACAATCCCATGATGATTTGGTTGGGTCGTGACAATCAGTGAAATATCATGTAAATGAAAAATTCACAGCATGCAATTACCTGAAAACAAAGTATCCATTTGCACGTCTGCATACACAATTGAATGTAACCAAATCTCCATCGTGTGCTTCTGGTCCTTCCCCTTCTACAATATCTAATTTGAAAACTTGATATGAATACCTTATTTATGGCCAAAGACTTGTGATAGCTTGATTTCTTTCAATCACAAGGGATagtaaaatgcatgaagtttcATTGTTTTTGACAAGAAACAAGTATTTTCACTCCTATTTTGAAGAAGCCTGGAAGAATCAGGTGCTGCTTAATCATACTGTCATACAATGAATGGGATGTAACATACACacataaataaagagaaaataaggatATCAGCCTTTGCATCAAACAGAAATGAGATTCATCAGTGAGAAACCTCAAAGTGTTCTTGCATCAACAATTTCTCCGATACATGCATACTTGATTTTACTCAAGGAGTATAACATGAATGTTATAGAATTGTTTACCTTGAACTCTCACTCCACTAGGTAGCTTCAAAGTCCTACATGCTTcacataaaaaatagtaaatcacaATACACTAACACTTTCCATTTCAGAAAAATAAGACTACGTAATAAAAATATGGAGAAAAGACAGACAAACCGTATGACTTCAGGTTCCTTCATGTCTGGCATAATTGGTGCAGCCAAAGCAGGAGAAGCATAACATAACATGTGATTAATTCCCATAAACTGAAGAACCATCCTTCTTGAAAATTTGTCCACTGTTAATATGGAGACTCTGTTAGACTCAGCATAGTTGAGATTTGCATCCTCCATGCACCTGGATTTATCCAAGGTTTAAAGCACATGGTCAAGAGAAGTGTTTCTCAAGAAACATGATAACTTTATGCATTAAAAGAATccattttgaattgaaatataaCTTCTTAGTGTTCAGAAAAATGTAGCATATAATAAATCAACAGAAATTCTGAATTCCCTGAACCCACATGGAAATCCCCTAATGCGTAGAGGCTAGTTGAGTAACTATAACTGAGTGAAACTACTTACAATTCGGGGCTGGGCATCAGTTGCCCGCCCCAACATGTCATTGCCGCCCTGCCTGGTAGTATTGGGTTGCCTCCCCCATTCTACCACTTTTTTACATACCAAAACCATAGAATTCTTTTACATTAGTTAATGCTACCGATATTGGCTAAATTTTTCAAAGAGAATATAGCTAAATCTTCCCAGCAGTATAAAGCaaggtaaaattaattaatgtactaaaaaaaatcaGGGAAAAGCATAATGGATCGAGAATACAGGTTGGTATTCATACAACGAACAATTAACTGATCGCATTACCAAGGGATTATGATAATTTCACTGATCGCATTTgtggaaaataaatatgaacaaGAGAACAATACATGAATATAATGAGCATTTCAAGGGTGCAGAGAAAGATAACACAATTGGACATAGttgttaagaaaaatgaaattattagaGGGAAAATTTATACCCTGGAGATGCAGATACAGAAACAGCACATGGAGGTGGAAGCAAGAGAAATGGTAGAGCTCCCATACTCAAATTGGAATGTGAGAATTCAAGCACTGAATTACTAGCCAAGCTCAAAACCGAACAAAGCATTATCTCTATCTATGACTCTATCCAGAAGTAAGATACTTGTTGATGAGTATGGACCCACGTGGCCCACCATTAGTTGTTGTTTTCTTAATACTTAAATGATATAAGAgagaaattttgattttgaaaaataaaagttgacAATTATTTTGTTCTTACCTCTTTTTTCTTGgtcaaatttaatttctttttccaaTTAAACAAGTAGAGGGTTTTTTCTtacttaattatactttttatgtGTTAAATTTACATTGTGTAAGATTttgattctttaaatttttgtttgggtcatttttactttttattttagacttaattatcaatttgttgcttcaattattttaaagttttcaaTTAggttatgatattttaaaaccCTTCAATCAAGTTCTCTAAATTTCAAAAACTACCTTAATCAAAGTATTTTTTGTCCAATTGAATGTAGTCAAGATTTTAAATACGGACAATTTTTGTCTATGAATAATGATGGTTTTTAACtgtcattatatttattattagcaAAAATAtgtatcttcatttttttttgtgctaTTAAGTttctattatattaaatttgatatattataaatttatgttgttgacttgtatattaatttaatatttttttctgcaTACATGTCTATTTATatgcatttaaattaaattcttatatatGTCTTTAGATTATCTATTTAAgaaattacttaattaattttaaaattgaaaaaaaacataatttttaatttttagaatttaaataaaaagcatttttaactaacaaattgttccttctaaaaaaataacaaattgttAGTTTTTAAGATTGAAACTGCAATCTCATTAATCAATCattatatgtttaattattatttattttgttctcaATATTGAGTCCAGTAACTACACCAGTCATGGCATTTTTCTGCAGTATATCTATGTCCAAGTGAGAACATATAAAGGCATTaataaattcaagtaaaataaaTCTTATACTTTGCTTGAATCATGGGGATGTAAGTCAGCTCTAGTTCCAAAAtcagtatttaaaaataataataacataatgaAGAAAATTGTAAGTGAGCTCTAGTTGCATACCTAGGATGTAGAGAAGCAATCTTATTATGCAAGAATTATATGACAATCGATTTATCTTCAatgattttcttgtttttctgcCACGATATCTTTTTTTGTTGAGGACTGCagaataacttaattttattaactaGTCTTGGCTTAAATAATCAACCAATATACTTAAAAAGATATAGTTAAGAAATTAGGAAGAATAAAGATGTAAGCAATACACTAACACCATAAAAAATTGCAACTTAACCGCAAATTTTTAAGATGCATCAAACAAAAACTTCAGCAATTATCGTTGATCGGTGCAAATTACAACCTTCAAGGCCTGAAATGTAATAAGTACTTCTCTGAAGGTTGTAACTTATAATTGTTCATTAGATATGAGAATCCAAGAATAATTATCTACATGTGCATATTACTtcgcattttattttataaattttttaaacctTGTGATCCCTAAAAGAGTGCACTTTGATAAAAGCAACTAAGGTTCTCAGAATTTGTAACAAGCAGATAATAGGCGGGACCTGTTCgaatgcaaaaaataaattaaatataagctAAATtgcagaaaataaattaaatataagttaAATAGGTGGTATGTttgatttacatttttattttctatttttatttttttttatatcatttttagattaatttaaaattacattttttgtcatcgcgttttaattttacttagaatgagatttttattttcagacACTGAAAAtggaattttattgttttatttttttagtttgtttaggaaaatatgttttatttgatttgttattttctattttcagatttaaACAGGTTTTTGTCAAGGAGACATAAGTAATGCATTTTTAACGGAGAAATTGCCTGTGAGTATAGTAAGTCCTAAATACATGGAGATAATTGtaatttgctaaaaaaaatattttcccttTAGGCTTTATCTTCTGATTTAAATTCCTCCATACTTTATGTCCAAAAAAACCTTCATCTTTTACTTGATTCCTTTGTTTTAAGATATTTTCCTCTGTTTTTTAGGATACATTATTCTTTAAATTCcttcataatttattatgttaaaaattactctatattttatttaaatatatcttaaatttttataaataaatttattaaaatatactaaattgGCCTCATATAGTActgaaaaaatatcaataagtataaatatgatattgttTATTCTTATAAAGATAAACATATAGAtttactcataaaaaaataaagctgaGGATTTGAAATTTAGAATACGATTATAtctactaatttatttatttttataaagatagggataaaaatttattactgataaaaaaaataaagataaagattatATCTTCTAATTCGAACGTTAATTTTTGGGCCAAGCTACTTAATGTAACAATAACGAGTCGCTCAGATAGAAGGATCTAGAAAAGCAAGTCGTcgctattatataaatataggaTCCGTCAAGGAAGGATCTAGAAACCCTAGTAGTGAACCCTCTCTATAAAAGCGCTTCCTTCTCATTTGGAACCTATTCCATTCTCTAAACCCTAAACGACTCTATCTCTCTTCGTTTTGTTCTTCCTTGCGCTCCTCCTCGTTCGTTCGTTCTCCCTCGCGTAGATCGGCAATGGCGGAGACCGAGACGTTTGCTTTCCAGGCTGAGATCAACCAGCTCCTCAGTCTCATCATCAACACCTTCTACTCCAACAAGGAAATCTTCCTTCGTGAACTCATCAGCAACGCCTCTGATGTAAGTTTCTTcgttcttctctcttttccttcctttttctctcgttgacttgttgcttctgcTTGATTCGTGACGTATTTGtgtttttcatccaatttattcTACTACCATGCTTTATTTACCTTTCTAAATTTTGTTAGCTATAGCCTTAAGTTAAGGGTTGAATagatttactgttttttttttgtttagtttttgcTCTGAGATGGTGGATTAGATCTAAGTTCGCTGTGGTTAGGTTGTTGTTTAGGTTTTGATATGTAATGGATTCGATTATTGTTGCTCTTTAACGGTGTTTTGCTCGAGCTCTAACGGTGAGTAGTGAATTAGTGAtatctaatttattttgtatgagTTAAAATTGGTTACGTTGGAGACGGATTATGATTGGAATGTTGTACTCTGCCGCTGAATTTTTTTACTGTGATGTGTGGTTGTGGTAATATTGGTTTTCTTCTTGTGTTGATTTGTCCtgacatattaattaattatgtggcTGTATGTAAAATTGTAGGCTTTGGACAAGATTAGATTTGAGAGTTTGACGGACAAGAGCAAGCTCGATGCTCAGCCAGAGTTGTTCATTCATATTATTCCCGACAAGACTAACAATTCGCTGACCATTGTTGACAGTGGCATTGGCATGACCAAAGCTGGTAAGTCGAGATGTTCTTTTGTTGAGATATTTGTGgaccaatttttttgtttacttggtt
This window harbors:
- the LOC100500635 gene encoding FKBP-like peptidyl-prolyl cis-trans isomerase family protein; its protein translation is MLCSVLSLASNSVLEFSHSNLSMGALPFLLLPPPCAVSVSASPGCMEDANLNYAESNRVSILTVDKFSRRMVLQFMGINHMLCYASPALAAPIMPDMKEPEVIRTLKLPSGVRVQDIVEGEGPEAHDGDLVTFNCVCRRANGYFVFSTVDQFNGESNPVILPLDENQMIVGLKEVLTGMKVGGKRRALIPPSVGYVNENLQPIPEEFGPRRSLFSHAQEPLVFEVQLLKILRPPPPPAAFN